The following proteins are encoded in a genomic region of Acidobacteriota bacterium:
- a CDS encoding ATP-binding protein has protein sequence MNPETLLANAHCIQAEIAWFRELLEQRLLLHAEEKSNGDLLSDLPPPVLTENQSPYAETIQRFEMGAAERLVLILSFIPHIKPGILDPFFIQNQSVQRRFTEFGGMVGMAHGGFLPTGETAMFLLAGDNIPIRLKYHYLFHHEHFLYAHQILHLDHRHQEEPLLSSALRMTPVYLERLTTGGTYHPPLSQEFPAQLITTPYGWEDLVLETGTRQEIDDIVTWITHQDTLLNEWQLRDRLKSGFRSLFYGPPGTGKTLTASLLGKATGLPVYRVDLSKVVSKYIGETEKNLASLFDHAQHQNWILFFDEADSLFGKRTESRNANDRAANQQISYLLQRIEDFPGIAILATNMRFHLDEAFARRFQSVVHFPMPGYQQRLRLWEDNFKNKPYPLAADVNFSRLAREYELSGGSIINVLRYACLKAVVRTPPMIYFQDLLSGISRELHKEGKSLQHQH, from the coding sequence ATGAATCCAGAAACCCTTCTCGCCAACGCCCACTGTATTCAGGCCGAAATTGCCTGGTTTCGGGAACTCCTGGAACAACGGCTCTTGCTGCACGCCGAAGAAAAATCAAATGGTGATTTGCTTTCTGATCTACCGCCGCCGGTTTTGACTGAAAACCAGTCCCCCTATGCGGAAACAATCCAGCGATTTGAAATGGGAGCGGCTGAGCGGCTGGTGTTGATCCTGAGTTTTATTCCGCATATCAAACCCGGAATCCTGGATCCGTTTTTTATCCAGAATCAATCGGTGCAGCGACGGTTTACCGAATTCGGCGGGATGGTTGGAATGGCTCACGGGGGGTTTCTTCCAACCGGTGAAACCGCCATGTTTTTGCTGGCCGGAGATAACATCCCCATCCGTCTGAAATACCATTATCTCTTTCACCATGAACATTTTCTGTATGCACACCAGATTCTCCACCTTGACCATCGGCATCAGGAAGAACCGCTGCTCTCATCGGCCTTGCGAATGACTCCCGTCTATCTGGAGCGGCTTACAACCGGTGGAACCTACCATCCGCCGCTAAGTCAGGAATTTCCGGCTCAACTGATTACCACGCCCTATGGGTGGGAAGACCTGGTTTTGGAAACTGGAACCCGGCAGGAAATTGATGACATCGTGACCTGGATCACGCATCAAGACACGTTACTCAATGAATGGCAGCTCCGGGATCGGCTCAAATCCGGGTTTCGGTCCTTGTTTTACGGACCACCGGGAACGGGGAAAACCCTGACGGCCAGCCTGCTCGGGAAAGCGACTGGATTGCCGGTGTATCGGGTTGATTTGTCAAAAGTGGTGTCAAAATACATCGGCGAAACCGAGAAGAATCTGGCCAGTTTGTTTGACCACGCCCAACACCAGAACTGGATTTTGTTCTTTGACGAAGCAGATTCGCTGTTTGGAAAACGAACCGAATCACGCAACGCCAACGACCGGGCGGCCAATCAGCAAATTTCCTACCTGTTGCAGCGCATCGAAGACTTCCCCGGAATCGCCATCCTGGCCACCAATATGCGATTTCACCTTGATGAAGCGTTTGCCCGCCGGTTTCAGTCAGTGGTTCATTTTCCAATGCCCGGCTATCAACAACGCCTGCGCCTGTGGGAAGATAATTTCAAAAACAAGCCGTACCCGTTGGCGGCAGACGTCAATTTCTCCCGACTGGCCCGTGAGTATGAACTTTCAGGTGGGAGCATCATCAATGTGCTGCGGTATGCCTGTTTAAAAGCTGTCGTGCGGACTCCGCCAATGATTTATTTCCAGGATTTGCTGTCAGGCATCAGCCGCGAGCTGCATAAGGAAGGGAAGTCATTGCAGCATCAACACTAA